The stretch of DNA AATATGAATATAATCTATATCGGCGGATGGTGCCTGACTTACCACGTCCTGTGCCTCATCTAATAAAGTTTTAACGTCTCGTTCTCCCTCGAGCATCAATGTCTTAACCCGTTGAAGCGCTTCAAATAGCACAACCGCTTCTTGTCTGTCTTTTTCTTTTAAGTACACGTTTCTTGAACTCATAGCCAAGCCGTCGTCCTCTCGAAATGTGGGACATGTGACGATGTGTACTGGAAAATTGAGATCCTGGACCATTTGTTGGATGACCGCCACTTGTTGGGCGTCTTTTTGCCCAAAGTAAGCCGTATCCGGTTGGATAATATGAAAAAGCTTAGAAACAACGGTACCCACACCATCAAAATGTCCAGGTCTAGAAGCCCCGCATAATCGTTCTGTGATCTCTTGAATCTTCACTGTCGTTTTGGGTTTAGTGGGATACATCTCCTCTACAGAAGGTGCAAAAATATAGTCCACACCCACCCGATCTGCTTGCTCAACATCACGCTCTAAGTCACGGGGATACTGCTCGTAGTCCTCTTCGGGTCCAAATTGCAACGGATTAATAAAAATACTCATGACGACCACATCAGCGTTTTGCTTAGCTTCACATGCTAAACTAAGATGACCGTCGTGCAGGTAGCCCATGGTAGGAACAAATCCAATCCTGCTCCCCTTCAATTGCTTGATTTCTTCATATTTCGTTCGCCATTCTTCTATCGTATAAATGACTTGTGTCACTGTTCATTTGCTCCTTTTCCACCATATAACTGCGTGATCACATCTTTATTAATTGAAAAAGAGTGCTCGCTTGTGGGAAACTGTCTCGTTTTGACTTCTTGAATATATTCAGACACAGCGTCTTGGATTTGATTCCCGACCTGTGCGTATTGTTTAACAAATTTTGGGTTCACGCTGCTTTGGTACTGTACAATATCGTGAAACACGAGGACTTGACCGTCACAATGTAGGCCTGCACCAATCCCTATCGTTGGAATCGTCAATTGGGCTGATAGTTTTTCCGCTAAGTCAGCCGGTACACACTCCAACACGAGTGCGAACACGCCTGCTTCTTGTAAGGCTAAGGCATCTTCAATCATTTTTGCTGCGGTTTGCGTGTCCTTGCCTTGAACCTTATAACCGCCTAACTGATTCACGGACTGAGGCGTCAGGCCTAAATGCCCCATCACAGGTACGCCAGCAGAGACAAGCCGACGAATCGTCTCTTGATGTTCAGCTCCACCTTCCAATTTCACGGCGGTGGCCCCGCCTTCTTGCATCAGTCTTTGACAAGCGTCAAGCGTTCTGTCAAACGATCCATGATAGGTCAAAAACGGCAAGTCCGTGACGAGCAACGCCCGATCATTTCCTCTTGAAACCGCTTTCGTATGATGAAGCATGTCATTAATGGTGACCGGAATAGTAGACTCGTATCCTAAAACCACCATGCCTAAGGAATCGCCCACGAGAATTACGTCAATGCCTGCTTCATCCACTAATTTAGAAGTAGGATAATCGTAAGCCGTGATCATTGAAATCGGCTCACCATTACGTTTCATGTCTTCTAACACTTTCGTCGTTACTTTTTTCATCCATTTAACCTCCTTTTAACTGGAGGGGTCGCATAAAAAAACCTCCTGCTGAATGATGGCAGAAGGCGCCTTTAGACATACGTCTCGCAATATGTCCTCACGATCCCTCTGTCCCTGTCCAAAGTTTGGTTCAAGGCAGAATCACTGTTCGCAAGTGCAAATCATGACTTGATGAAATGATGACTTGCAATGTAAAAGTTTTTTAGATGCAGTCAGCATCATGTCAAGCATCAGATGTTCAAGTACAGTTCCAAACATGGATACCGCCTTTATGCTTCATATTATATCAGACCTCACAGGGTGGTGTCTCTATATCTGCTGAATAAATTCGATGGATCATCCCACTCGCATCCTCAAGTAATAAAACACCGTCTTCATTGATGCCACGAGCGATACCCGCCACTTGACCTTCCCTGGTGCGAGCGGTGATTTGCTTGCCTATTGTACTCGTATACGTCTCCCATAACGTTTTAATAGGAGAGAAACCATGCGCCATATAAAGATCAAGTAAAACTTCCCACTCTTTCAGTATGTTGAGTACCAGAGACTTACGGTTAATCTCTTCTCCAGTATCGACCTTAAGCGAGGTGGCAATATGCTGTAGCTCTTCTGGAAAGTCAGACGCGGATTGATTCACGTTCATTCCAACCCCGACAATGACGTAGTTTAAGCGATCCGTCTCTGCGTTCAACTCAGTCAATATGCCTGCTAGCTTTTTTCCTTGTAGGAGAAGATCGTTTGGCCACTTAATCTGACATTCCTTACCTGTCGTATTTTTAATCCCCTTCAGTACGGCTACTGAAGAAAGTAACGTCACCTGTGACACAGAAGAAAGAGGGATATCCAGCCTCAGGATCACGCTCATCCATACCCCGCTTTGGGCGGGGGAGTGCCATTTACGGTTCAAGCGCCCTTTGCCCTGCGTTTGGTGTTCGGCTAATACAACAGTTCCTGAAGGGGCGCCTTCACGTGCTTTTTCATGAGCCACTAGTTGCGTTGAAGTCACCTCGTCATAGTGATACAAGTGATGCCCCATTGTTTCTGTCTTAAGATAAGGCACAAGGTTAGAGGCTGTGAGCGAAGTTGGCGTTTGTAAAAGCTGATAGCCTTGCTTTCTTACAGCTTGAATGTGATATCCATCTTTACGAAGCTCTTCGATATGTTTCCAAATGGCTGTTCTCGATATCTCTAGCTGATGACTCAGCTCCTCTCCAGACACAAACGTGCCTTTTCGCTCCTGTAAAATTGACACTAGTTTTCTACGGCTCTCATTCATGTGCATCCCTCTTTTCTGTTCGCAGTTGACGTTTAATCTCGTCAAGTAAAGCATCTTTTTCGTTAGGCAAAACCCTGTTTAACACTTTTTCTAGTGCATCTTCCAACATGCACTGTATCCAAGGCCCGGCAGGTTTATTAATGGCTTGTACAACGTCATGACCATCAATCGCCAAATCCTTTTTTCTATGTATAGGAAGCGCTTTATGCCGATGCTTGACACGGTCCCCAAGACGGTGGTCCCACTCCCCTAATTCAAGTAATTGATTTAATTTTAACAAACGGACAATGGCAGGCACACCTAGCTCAAGCAACGCTTTATGAGGTATGTGGTTCACATCTTGTAAGCCCGGCTGATCACAGGCCAATTCATATTCCGTTGTTAAGATCTGCTTGGTGTGCTTGTCCATATTGCTCTTTTTCAGAAAATCCAAAATGATGGGCTTAGGTTGTGGTGTTAACCGAAAGAGCAGTAACCACCGCTCCGTTTCATCAAGATCCGTTAGAGGATAGTGAAAAAGCTGTTGATAGCCCGTTTCAAACGTTGAAAAAGGTGCGATGTCTTCAAATACACGTAAGTCTTGTAGATAGCTCAACCCCTTCGTAACGTGGGGCGAGCGGAAGCATTTCATCCACTCATTGACCTTACGCTCAAAGGAGACATACTGTAAACCTTGAACTGTCCCCTGCATCGCGAGTAACGTTTGCTCTTCTATATCAAACCCGAGCTGACAGCTAAATCTGACCGCTCGTAATATGCGTAAAGCATCCTCTTCAAACCGTTGAAGTGGGTTACCGACAGCACGAATAACACAGTTAGAGAGATCCTCTTGGCCCTGAAAATAATCCATGATGTTGTATTGCTCATCCATGGCCATAGCGTTTATAGTAAAATCCCTCCGCAGAAGATCCTCACGTAGATCGGAAACAAAGCGCACAGCATCAGGTCTGCGGTGGTCTTGATATCCCGATTCTGTCCGATAAGTCGTCACTTCGAACATCTCTTCCTCTAACAGGACGGTCACGGTACCATGCTGTAAGCCTGTAGGAATCGTACGTGAAAACAAGGTCATCACTAATTCCGGAGGGGCGGATGTGCATATATCAATGTCGTTGATCTTACGTTGTAGTAAAAAATCTCGAACACAGCCACCAACGAAAAAAGCTTCATACCCATTGTCTTTGATCGTTTGGAGTATCTTACCTCCAACGTTAAATAATGGTGCAGAGCTTGGCATAAACATCCCTCTCTTCTTCTTCAAACGCAACCGTGTCTATCCACCCATGCACATAAGAAAACCCTTTTGGCATATAATATGAACACCGGAAAGGAGGAGACAACGTGAGAGTGCTCATCGGCATGTTAGTGTTCATCTCGAGGCTCATGTACGCCAAAAAACGCAGTAACACGAACCGTACTTAATCAGTGCTTTCTTCTTCAGCTACCAATTGGTAGTACAAATCTTCATAAATACGTAACATGCGTTTAGCGCAAAACGTTTCGTTTGCCCGTCTCACACATTCGTCAGAGAATGTTTGGTACAAGTCCGGATTTTTCAGTAATGACATAGCTGACGATGCCATTTGTTCAACATCACCGATCGGGTGTACAAAACCTGAAGTACCATGGTCAACAACCTCTGGTAGCCCCCCTGCATTTGAGGCCACAACTGGGATCCCACAAGCCATGGCTTCCAATGCGACTAACCCAAAGCTTTCCTGCTCTGAAGGTAGGAGCATGACATCCATTTGTGACAGAATCTCTGAGGCATCCTCTTGTTTTCCAAGAAAGATGACCTTTTCCTGTAGACCATTGTCTTGTACCCATTGCATGACTTTTGGGAAGTCTGGACCTTCACCTATAAACACCATTTTTGACGGAATCTGCTCCACAATCTGTTTGAACACCTTGACAACATCTAGTGTTCTTTTTACGGGTCTGAAATTTGACATATGAACGATGAGCTTTTCGTCGTGTGGGGCATATTTATTTCTGAAGCGCTTGGAGGCCCGCTTATAGTACACCCTCTTGTCCACAAAGTTATATACTTTATGGATATGCCTATCTATATTTAATAACGTTTTGGTTTGCTCCACTAGACTGCCTGAAACCGCAGTCACGGCATCCGATTGTTCTATGCCAAAGCGAATCATTTCCTTCAACGATTCATCATAGCCCAACACCGTAATATCTGTTCCGTGTAAAGTTGTTACAACCTTGATCGGATGGTGAATCATCTGTTTCGCTAAATAAGCGCATATGGCATGCGGTATCGCATAATGCACGTGTAATATATCCAGTTTTTCTCGATTGGCCACCTGCGCCATTCTGTTCGCTAAGGTGAGGTCGTATGGTGGATACTTGAACACGGAATAATGATTCACATCCACCTCATGAAAAAAGAGGTTGGGATGATACTCCCCTAATCTGAACGGCATACTTGAGGTTATAAAGTGCACCTCATGCCCATGCTCTAGGAGTAACTTACCGAGTTCCGTTGCTATGACACCAGATCCCCCAAGAGTGGGATAGCAAGTGATTCCTACTTTTAATTGACGTTGCTGTGCTTGGTCATGCTTCATGACTAGTGCTCCTTTTCTCATTCAAACGATGGTAATAGTAGAGGTTCTTCGACCATAAATCCTTCCGCATAGGCCACATTTTTCATCTTGCCAAACCATTGATCGCGTCCTAGGACCACATCAATAAACCCTGTATTTAAACGGGTTTCAACCTGACCTTCTTGTGGTGAGAACTGTGTTTGATAAGCCATAAGAGACGCTCTCTTTTGATTCACGTGAGAAGATATGTCTATCAGTACGTCCGGCTTAACCGTGCCGTTAATGATATATTTAAAAACTTGTTTCACTTTATGAGCCTCGTCCTTCTCATCTCCGTATTGGTAGCGGCGAATCCCCGCATTAAAAACGGCCTCTTTTACGCGTCTAGCCGCTTCTCCATGATCGGGGTGACGATCCTCCTCATACGGTACATAAACATAAGTGGGCTTATACTGTCGTATGACTTGCGCAATCGTGCCGATGATATCTTCTTGGTTCATATGTAAACCTCGGTCCGAAAATTTGAGGTTGATTCTCTCTTGGACGCCCAATATCTGTGCGGCTTGTTGTGCTTCATGTTGCCGCTCTGTGACGGTTCCATTTGAGGACAGTTCAGCTAATGTAAGGTCGCAAATACCCACACGAAACCCTTGGCTTGTATGTTTCGCAATGCTCCCACTCATACCAATTTCAACATCGTCAGGGTGCGCACCAAAACATAGGAGGTCTAAAGTAGACATCTAACCCTCTCCCCTCTCATTTGTCATTAAGCTAATTTTCAATTGAGCCATTCGTTACTCTGAGCGATTCACCACACGTCTAAAATCGATGTCCCCCTGCTCTAGAGATTTGACTAATACCTCAGCAGTGGCCATATTGGTGGCTAGAGGGACCCCATAAACATCACACAAACGCAGTAATGCTATAATGTCAGGTTCATGAGGCTGGGCCGTTAACGGATCACGGAAAAAGAGCACCACATCCATCTTATTTTCAGCAATCAGGGAACCAATTTGCTGATCTCCCCCTAGAGGGCCAGACATTAACCGGTTGACATCTAAGTCTGTGTTTTCCATGATCCTTTTACCCGTCGTTCCTGTCGCAAACAGCTGATGGTCGTTAAGAATGGGCTCATACGCAATCGTAAACTGAATCATGTCCTCTTTTTTCTTATCATGTGCGATTAAAGCAATATTCATATTGAGCGCTCCTTATCTTAATCCATAATTTTATCTAATCCATAGACAAGGCCATGTAATGTCATCACTTTGTTGATGGCTAATTGGACACCCGGCATGAAGGAGGTACGATTTATAGAATCATGGCGAATGGTTAGGCTCTGTCCCTCTCCACCGAACATGACTTGCTGGTGAGCGACGAGGCCAGGAAGACGGACACTATGTATGGGAAATCCTTGATAGAACGCGCCGCGTGCTCCGTCCAGTTCTTCTTTTTCCTCTGGGTGACCCTGTTTGTGTTCCTCTCTTACTTCACCGATTAATTCTGCTGTTTTTATCGCTGTTCCCGAAGGGGCGTCCAGCTTTTGGTCATGATGCATTTCAATAATTTCAACGTCTGACATGTACTTAGCCGCTTGTTGGGCAAATTTCATCATCAAAATGGCGCCGATGGCAAAGTTAGGTGCGATAATGGCCCCAACGTTTCGCTCCTTACTAAGCTTGTCCAGCTCTTCAATATCCTCGGGAGACAACCCTGTGGTCCCCACCACAGGGCGAACACCGAGTTGGATCGCAGTGATCATATGCTCTTTCACAACGGCCGGCGTCGTAAGATCAACGAGTACGTCTACCTCATTCTCAGACAGTGCCTGCTCCAAATCATGATAAAATGGCGCACCGATTGGGCCAATACCAATCGTTTCTCCAACGTCACCGCCTGATAATTTAGAATCCACCCCAGCCACAAATGCTAGGTTCTCGTCTTGGTGAATCATCTTGACAGCTTCAGATCCCATTTTTCCTTTTGCGCCTGCTACGACTACTTTAATGGACATTGTTATTATTTTCACTCCTATTAATAAAGTATTCTTTTGCTTTCGGGTATTTAGGGTCTAATTCAAGAAGTTTCTTTATTTGTCTCTCTGCTTGGTCCACTTGATTCAAAAACATGTGTATCGAAGCAATGCCCCAACGTAAATCGAGGTTAGCAGGGTCCATATCTAGAATATTGTATAAATCGGTCAAATCTCTTTCTGACACAGTCCCCTGAGCTAATTTTTCTTTTGCTACTTGCACATGCTTCTGAATGTGCAGATTGATATATTGTAACTGATACGTTTCGCATGTATCAAACAATTTAATCGCTTTGTTAATCGCATCAATCGCTTGGTCTACTTGCTGATTACGAGCATAAGTGATCGATAATTTATAATATAACGAATGATTTTTTGGATTACAATGGATGGCCCTTTGAAAACATTCAATCGCACGCTTATAATCTTGCTGAAAAATAGCCGTGTATGCCTCATGTACATACTTATTCTCAATTCCCATCAGTTGGTCCACCCCCATAAAGGTTCACTACAATATATGAAGGGTTTGACCAAGATGAAACGACTGGTATACATTTATAAATGGTTCTGTTAGTATAAATTTTACCACTACTCAGGAACGGACGCTATCATCTTGCTTTTGCTCGGAGGTCGAATGATGAAAATCAAATTTAAAAATGTGCTTATGATTATCCTTGGAAGTGCGATATTCGCCTTCGGTATCAATTATTTTAACATTGCAAACCGTTTAGTTGATGGCGGCTTTACGGGTATCACCTTGGTATTAAAATACTTATTTCATTTTGATCCGGCCATCACCAACTTTGTTTTAAACGTCCCGTTGTTATTAATCGGGTGGAAAGTGCTCGGCCGGAACGTCTTTATCTATACCATCATTGGGATCGTTGCCGTTTCTGTCTTCTTGTGGGTCTTCAGGGACTTACAGTTATTCTTAGGGGAAGACCTACTCTTAGCGGCGCTGTACGCTGGTGTATCTGGCGGTATCGGTCTGGGGCTCGTCTTTCGCTACGGGGGCACTACGGGTGGGGTTGACATCATCGCCCGTCTTGCCCTAAAGTACTTCGGATGGAGTATCGGAAAGACAATGTTCGCCTTTGATGTGACCGTTATAACCGTTTCTCTTATCTATCTCGACCATAAGCTAGCGATGTATACCATCATTGCTGTATTTGTCGGTGCACGTGTCATCGACTTTATGTTGGAGGGCGCCTACGCCGCTAAAGCGATCATGATTGTATCAGATGCTGCACCAGAGATTTCAGCCAAGATTACCAAGGAAATGGATCGTGGCGCAACGTTATTAAAAGGCCGTGGAGGTTACACAGGAAACGACCGAGAGGTGTTATATTGCGTGGTTAGCCGTGGTGAATTGATGCGCTTAAAAAACTTAGTGGGGAGCGTCGACCCTTACGCGTTCGTTGCTGTTAGTGATGTCCATGACGTTCTCGGTGAAGGTTTTACACATGATGAACAGAAGAGACCTTTACGTGAAGAATGAAATATAAAGATGTTGGGACGTGCTTCCGGCCGCTCTTACTCAGGCCTTCTTTTTATATTGTAGAGCCAAAAAAAAAAGAGCTGTATGCCAGTGGCATCCACAGCTCTTTTTGCTTTGAAATTCGAGCTCGTTAATCGTTTTGTTGCATGTATATAAAGACGAGTCGCACAAGTTCTAGAACGGCCGCTGCTGCTGCTGCAACGTACGTAAGCGCTGCTGCGTCCAATACTTTTCGAGTCGATCTCTCTTCCTCGTTACGAATAAAGCCTTGTGATACAACTAAATCCATCGCTCGAGAACTTGCATTGAATTCAACAGGTAACGTGATCACCTGGAATAGTACAGCCGCTGTATACAATACAATGCCTACGAGAAGAAGTTGGCTGAAAAATCCTCCACCGTACCCGAGGAAGATTCCAGCTAAGATTAACGGGAAGGCTGCCTTTGATCCGAAATTGGCGACAGGAACTAAGGCGTGTCTAAAGCGTAAGAAGGCATACGCTTCCTTATCTTGAATCGCATGGCCTACCTCGTGCGCTGCAACTGCTGTTCCTGCTAGACTCGTCCCGCGATAAATTTCCGAGGATAGTCGAACAACTTTGCCAGAGGGATCGTAATGGTCTGTCAACTGACCCTTGACTTCTTCTACGCCAATATGTTGCAAGCCATTGGTATCTAATATTCTTCTAGCCACTTCTGCCCCAGTCATACCAGAGGATGAAGAGATTTGGGAGTATTTTTTGTAAGCTGAACGCACTTTGTACTGTGCGTACACCGCAAACAGGATTGCCGGCACCAATGTGAGTAGAAATATCATGCACATCTCTCCTTTAGTCTACATAAATGGAATGACACAATAGTTGGAAGTCTTGTTTTCATGACTCATACCCATTGGCTTCCTTAACTTTATTATAATGAAATTAGTCAAATTTAGTCAATATTTATCATGACTCCCATCACTTTGGAAAGTCTTTTTCTCTTCCATTTCACCTTTATATTTTCTCCAGGCAACGTAACTTAAAACAGAGCAAATAACAGATCCAATAAGCAACAATACAAGCACTAATGATTCAAGTCCACCTTCTTTGTTTTGAAAGAAAGCCTCTTTTACATGACTCATCATCCCCTCTAAGAAAGAAAGTGTATGATCTTTATTTTGCCACCGTTCTGATCTGTCACTCGTGAGAAACGTCACCTCAGAATCGAGTTGTTCTACAACACCGACATCATGGCTAATGACCAAAGCAGGACGAACGATTTCAAACTGGGTGGCTAAGGTATTCACTTTCTGATAAAAGGTGTCTCTGTTATCTTGGGCTAATGCGTCCTTCAACTCTTCAATTGTTTGCACGACCATGGGATAAAAAGAAAGCCACAGAGGTTGCTTCTGGTGAGAAACGGCATCAAACGTTAAACGCAATCTTAATAAGTTCTGATTAATTTCTTCCGTGCGTGGCTCAAGTCTCGTTAAGGCTTGTTTCGCTTGGATGATGGTATTAGTGAGGATATCAACCTGTTCCACTCTATTCACATATTGGCCCATATCAATGTTAATAAAGGCGCGCTCAAGCTGCTCCAATACTTGTTTCGCTGCTCCATACTCTTTCTTTTCTGCGAGTGCTTGCGCCTCTTTAATATATGTATTAAGTTGTTGCCATTCTTCGGCTAATTGAGCGCCTTCTGGGGATTCAGCTGACAGGTGACGCATGTTATTCGTATCATTGGTGATTTCATTTGCTCGCACTGATGCTGTTTCAAATGGCGTGAAAACGTCGGTTGAAGGCGTCATGATCAAGATGAGCATAACCAAAAACCCACAACCGATGGTTTGATTGAAAAAAGCTTTCATTTCCGTCCCCTCCTCCATTCTATATTATGGAGGACAGGACAAGTTTAGACCTAGAAATCTAAGTCTAGTCGTTTAACCCTTTTGTGTACCACGAACCTATACGCTAAGTATAAACTACACAAGCTCAAGGAAACCGTAAAGAAGGCAATGGTCGGTAAATACACGTGTAAGCGCTCATTAACGGTTGGGAATGTCCCCAGCGAGTAATCGACGAGATCATTAAGTAAAGTCCACGCACCCGTCCAGACAAGGTGCTTAAATTTGAATCTAAAGTAAGGTGTATACAGAACAGCTTGGATGGCCATTCCTATATGAGAAAAAATGAGCATGTAGTGTTGCCAATACATCGGTGCCCCTAATGCTGCTCCCCACACAATCATGACCGTGGCCCATATACCATATTTCACTAATGTGACAGTCGCAAGTGCTTCTAGCAAAGGCCACCGTTTTTTTAAAAGAAAAGCCAGTAAGACTAATGTAAAAAATAGACTTGCAGTGGGACTATCAGGTACAAAAGGGAGTAGGTGCAGATCAGTCTGTAAGAGCTGATTTTTATACCAGTAATATCCGTATATTGTGCCAAAGAGGTTAACGACAAATAATAGCCATAGTGTCCCTCTTTGGCCTAACCACCTTATGAACCATTGCCATATGGACATGTTCTTGCCCCCCTTATTTCTTTTGTCGAAAAGTTCATTCTCTGTTGTTTCTATGGTTGCTTTGTGATTCGGCGAAACCTACTTTCACCATCCGGGCTTTGACGCTATCGTTATCACTTTGTCGGAACGCACTTAAAAAAAGCTGACTTGTCTCCTAGAGCCCAAGTCAGCTTTTGTCAGACAATACTATTCTTCTTCAGCCAAGGAAGCCAGCCACTCCGCAAGTAATTCAAGTTCTTCGTCGGAACCTTCAAACATGCCAGCTGGCATCGTACCAATACCGTTTAAGGCGATATCTTGTATCTCCTCTACGGTATAATCTTCACCTGCGTTATATATCGCTGGCCCTGAAACACCAAGGCCATCAAGTTGTTCCCCGTGACAGTCGATACATGATTGCGAGGCGTATACTTGATAACCGTCTGATTGTGTATCAATCTCAACTTCTGGCTGATTCTTCGCAGCGTATTGCTCATTCTGAGACCAGTCATGGTCTTCCGCTGCCGCATACGTTAAGTAAAAAATAGAAAATATCGCAAGTAACATTAACCCTGTCGCCACCGGGCGGCGTGTCGGGCGTCTTTCTGGCCCGCGATCTAACCAAGGCGCAAGCATCAGTGCGCCAAATGCGAGACCCGGAACAACAACGGTCCCTAAGACAGTGTAAGGCCCTGATAAATAAGAATACTTCAATAATTGGAACAGGAACAAGAAGTACCAGTCCGGTACGGGATAGTAACCTGTATCCGTTGGGTCCGCCATAATTTCCAGCG from Caldalkalibacillus salinus encodes:
- a CDS encoding sporulation protein YpjB — translated: MKAFFNQTIGCGFLVMLILIMTPSTDVFTPFETASVRANEITNDTNNMRHLSAESPEGAQLAEEWQQLNTYIKEAQALAEKKEYGAAKQVLEQLERAFINIDMGQYVNRVEQVDILTNTIIQAKQALTRLEPRTEEINQNLLRLRLTFDAVSHQKQPLWLSFYPMVVQTIEELKDALAQDNRDTFYQKVNTLATQFEIVRPALVISHDVGVVEQLDSEVTFLTSDRSERWQNKDHTLSFLEGMMSHVKEAFFQNKEGGLESLVLVLLLIGSVICSVLSYVAWRKYKGEMEEKKTFQSDGSHDKY
- a CDS encoding menaquinol-cytochrome c reductase cytochrome b/c subunit — translated: MANHNNKDVKYVGDSRVPDRRVPNIPKDYSEFPGKTEAFWPNFLLREWMVGAVVLVAFLVLTVAHEPPLEIMADPTDTGYYPVPDWYFLFLFQLLKYSYLSGPYTVLGTVVVPGLAFGALMLAPWLDRGPERRPTRRPVATGLMLLAIFSIFYLTYAAAEDHDWSQNEQYAAKNQPEVEIDTQSDGYQVYASQSCIDCHGEQLDGLGVSGPAIYNAGEDYTVEEIQDIALNGIGTMPAGMFEGSDEELELLAEWLASLAEEE
- a CDS encoding DUF1405 domain-containing protein, translated to MSIWQWFIRWLGQRGTLWLLFVVNLFGTIYGYYWYKNQLLQTDLHLLPFVPDSPTASLFFTLVLLAFLLKKRWPLLEALATVTLVKYGIWATVMIVWGAALGAPMYWQHYMLIFSHIGMAIQAVLYTPYFRFKFKHLVWTGAWTLLNDLVDYSLGTFPTVNERLHVYLPTIAFFTVSLSLCSLYLAYRFVVHKRVKRLDLDF